A genomic stretch from Candidatus Methylacidiphilales bacterium includes:
- a CDS encoding class I SAM-dependent methyltransferase: MNSALIQSNHPENLSRRKSYIPSGSQELFIVPLLQKRIQAAIDEWMKTAPDHADILDAGCGEQPWRNNLEEYGAAYYSLDVGQNSTNTVHWLTTLDADGLPPALLAQGPFDFILCTEVLEHVADWENAFANLAILLKCGGTLLLTCPHFYPLHEEPHDYWRPTRHAVEFFTQRHGLTIHTYEALGNAWDIIGTLLGASFVLSAKPTWTSRLAAKTAALFRNALWVLLSTNRLQNLVQLESTLYLSNFWILTKK, encoded by the coding sequence ATGAACTCGGCTTTAATCCAGTCCAATCATCCTGAAAACCTCTCCCGGCGCAAAAGTTATATCCCCTCCGGTTCTCAAGAGTTATTTATCGTTCCGCTCTTGCAAAAAAGGATCCAGGCCGCGATTGACGAATGGATGAAGACAGCGCCGGATCATGCCGATATTTTAGACGCAGGATGTGGTGAACAGCCTTGGCGCAACAATCTTGAAGAATACGGCGCTGCTTACTATAGCCTAGATGTTGGACAAAACAGCACTAACACCGTCCATTGGCTGACAACCCTGGATGCGGACGGGTTGCCGCCCGCCTTGCTTGCGCAAGGTCCTTTTGATTTTATTTTATGCACCGAGGTTTTGGAACATGTAGCGGATTGGGAGAATGCTTTTGCCAATCTCGCGATTCTTTTGAAATGTGGAGGGACCCTGCTCCTCACTTGTCCTCATTTTTATCCGTTGCATGAAGAACCCCATGATTACTGGCGTCCCACACGCCATGCCGTTGAATTTTTCACTCAAAGGCACGGATTGACGATCCACACATATGAAGCTCTTGGAAATGCCTGGGACATTATCGGCACCCTTCTAGGTGCCAGTTTTGTACTAAGCGCCAAACCCACATGGACAAGCCGGTTGGCGGCAAAAACCGCTGCCCTGTTCCGCAATGCGCTCTGGGTACTGCTGTCCACCAATCGATTGCAAAATCTGGTTCAGTTGGAGAGCACACTGTATCTTTCCAACTTTTGGATTCTAACAAAAAAGTGA
- a CDS encoding glycosyltransferase: MPDISIILCTHNPRHDFLAKTLEALRQQSLPKRTWELLIIDNASSNTVLSSVDLSWHPSAKKISEPKLGLTPARLCGIAHARAPLLVFVDDDNILAADYLEASLQIAKNYPYLGAFGGSTFPEFEIKPETRHQPYLKLLAIREINRPSWCLLPGLQSLASCPFGTGLCLRESVAREYSRLTVESKLRTSLDRCGAQLSSFGDVDMALTACDCNMGIGLFRELKLTHLIPKSRLQDAYLLQLQEAMSYSHHLLRYIREGYRPSLPTQDRSDRLLRIYKRIRAKLSGSLDADSLFQEKMSEALLAGIVRAMHDLSASPNNV, from the coding sequence ATGCCTGATATCAGCATCATACTTTGCACGCATAACCCCCGCCATGATTTTTTGGCGAAGACTCTTGAAGCCCTGCGGCAGCAATCCCTGCCTAAACGCACGTGGGAGCTGCTGATTATCGACAATGCGTCCAGCAATACTGTTCTGTCTTCTGTCGATTTAAGCTGGCACCCGTCAGCAAAAAAAATATCGGAGCCAAAACTGGGGCTTACACCCGCGCGGCTTTGCGGAATCGCCCACGCACGCGCCCCTCTGCTGGTGTTTGTCGATGATGACAATATTTTGGCGGCAGATTATTTGGAAGCCTCGCTGCAGATCGCAAAGAATTACCCATATCTCGGTGCATTTGGAGGCAGCACCTTTCCGGAGTTTGAAATAAAACCAGAGACCCGGCATCAACCCTATCTAAAACTACTGGCGATTCGGGAAATCAACCGCCCATCCTGGTGTCTTCTTCCGGGCCTGCAGAGTCTGGCATCATGCCCATTTGGCACGGGCCTGTGCCTGCGCGAATCAGTTGCAAGGGAATACAGCAGGCTAACAGTTGAATCAAAGCTCAGAACATCCCTTGACAGATGCGGCGCCCAACTGAGCTCGTTTGGAGATGTGGACATGGCGTTGACGGCATGCGATTGCAATATGGGCATTGGGTTGTTCCGCGAGTTGAAACTTACCCACCTCATTCCAAAATCCCGCCTGCAGGACGCCTATTTGCTTCAACTCCAGGAAGCCATGTCCTACTCGCATCATCTACTGCGCTATATCCGGGAAGGTTACCGCCCATCCCTGCCAACCCAGGACAGAAGCGACCGCTTGCTGCGGATTTACAAACGGATCAGGGCCAAACTTTCCGGATCTCTGGACGCAGATTCATTATTCCAAGAGAAGATGAGCGAGGCTCTTTTGGCCGGCATTGTGAGAGCCATGCATGATCTTTCGGCGTCTCCCAACAATGTATGA
- a CDS encoding glycosyltransferase family 9 protein, whose protein sequence is MIDALKALLRTHSSTAKIYVRVRSCYWRIYDRLFFLWVSAKLGFPRSILTYGAAPGDNLLCSAVAHEMKRRGKRCMVVSSNYPELFDGNQDVDKVIRRDDPRMTILRKYGLEKELEYASVDPGHTRSANPSEHIIAAMCRIAGIRGSIALKPYFFLAQDELQFGRFFQNQVAIQSSGRGAQYYMLNKEWFPERFQQVVNHFLGRIPFVQIGSMQDPPLTGCLDLRGKTSIRQSAAILANSVAFVGQVGFLMHLARAVECPSVIVYGGRELPSQSGYSCNENLCRRPECSPCWLWNDCEHDRICMKDIRVDEVCDALERLLGNRKTPPPADMATITNDGNEHA, encoded by the coding sequence ATGATTGACGCGCTAAAGGCCCTTTTACGCACGCATTCAAGCACGGCAAAAATCTATGTTAGAGTCCGCTCCTGTTATTGGAGAATATATGACAGGCTTTTCTTCCTTTGGGTCTCCGCCAAGCTTGGATTTCCCCGTTCGATTTTAACTTATGGGGCGGCGCCTGGAGACAACCTTTTATGCTCTGCAGTAGCGCATGAAATGAAAAGGCGCGGTAAACGATGTATGGTCGTATCAAGCAATTATCCAGAGCTATTTGATGGAAATCAGGATGTTGATAAAGTCATAAGACGGGATGATCCTCGCATGACGATTTTGAGAAAATACGGCCTGGAAAAGGAGCTTGAATACGCATCAGTTGACCCAGGGCATACACGCTCTGCCAACCCCTCCGAACATATTATTGCCGCAATGTGCCGCATCGCCGGAATTCGTGGAAGCATCGCCCTTAAGCCTTATTTTTTTCTTGCGCAGGATGAACTGCAGTTCGGACGCTTTTTCCAAAATCAGGTCGCCATTCAATCCTCCGGACGTGGCGCCCAATATTATATGCTCAACAAAGAATGGTTTCCAGAGAGGTTTCAGCAGGTGGTTAACCACTTCTTGGGTCGGATTCCCTTTGTCCAGATCGGTTCCATGCAGGATCCTCCCTTAACCGGCTGCCTGGATCTGAGGGGCAAAACCTCGATACGCCAAAGTGCCGCAATTCTTGCAAATTCCGTTGCCTTTGTCGGCCAGGTCGGCTTTCTGATGCATTTGGCCCGGGCGGTTGAATGTCCGTCTGTTATTGTCTACGGTGGGCGGGAACTCCCCTCTCAAAGCGGATATTCATGCAATGAAAATCTCTGCCGCCGTCCAGAATGCTCGCCCTGCTGGCTTTGGAATGACTGCGAGCATGACCGCATTTGCATGAAGGACATCCGCGTGGATGAAGTTTGTGATGCCCTTGAAAGATTGCTAGGAAACAGAAAGACGCCACCGCCTGCCGATATGGCGACAATAACAAACGATGGAAATGAGCATGCCTGA
- a CDS encoding methyltransferase domain-containing protein gives MIIKLKQRLISVLCLLEAYSGSCMCLTRRLFSKEGRINIRDFFNQMQRGSYQSETSKCRLRLARFCTGYGVDLGFGGDPITSQAIRVDSPMPYANTGTASVQLGGDATRLHWFRDGVLDYVYSSHLLEDFEDTKAVLREWVRVLKPGGNLVLFCPDEQVYRQHCKATGQVYNENHKHPDFSLEKAKALLSEIGGVKFIHETPLVDIYSWDLVAQKIV, from the coding sequence ATGATCATCAAACTCAAGCAGCGTCTTATCAGCGTACTGTGCCTTTTAGAGGCTTACTCGGGATCTTGCATGTGCCTCACCAGGCGCCTCTTTTCAAAAGAAGGCAGAATCAACATACGCGATTTTTTCAACCAAATGCAGCGCGGATCCTACCAAAGTGAGACATCCAAATGCCGCTTGCGATTGGCCCGGTTTTGTACGGGCTACGGGGTGGATCTTGGATTTGGCGGAGATCCAATCACTTCGCAAGCGATTCGGGTGGACAGTCCGATGCCTTACGCAAATACGGGGACGGCATCCGTCCAACTGGGTGGCGACGCAACCAGGCTTCATTGGTTCCGTGACGGCGTTCTGGATTACGTTTATTCCTCCCACTTGTTGGAAGACTTCGAAGATACCAAAGCTGTTTTGCGCGAATGGGTGCGGGTCCTCAAGCCGGGCGGAAACCTTGTGCTCTTTTGCCCTGATGAACAGGTTTACCGCCAGCATTGCAAAGCAACCGGGCAGGTTTACAACGAGAACCACAAGCACCCTGATTTCTCGCTGGAAAAAGCGAAGGCCCTTCTTAGTGAAATAGGCGGTGTAAAATTTATTCATGAAACACCTCTTGTGGATATTTACTCGTGGGATCTCGTTGCGCAAAAAATTGTTTGA